A single Antechinus flavipes isolate AdamAnt ecotype Samford, QLD, Australia chromosome 5, AdamAnt_v2, whole genome shotgun sequence DNA region contains:
- the CYREN gene encoding cell cycle regulator of non-homologous end joining, which yields MANVQPESKKRDLPPWMTAQVTERKSVPVWKSTKRRKTVAQSADKSSSLPPVRTVYFMNESELVDIALGILIECGKQEKPLEHTLLLGTDKAQTTQPESSWASESSSDGEEEVNDTPQTSPSSKQEYSASGHKKSSEDEEDDDALKYVKEIFFS from the exons ATGGCAAATGTACAGCCTGAAAGTAAAAAGAGGGACCTTCCTCCATGGATGACAGCCCAGGTAACTGAGAGGAAATCAGTCCCAGTATGGAAATCAACTAAGAGGAGAAAAACCGTGGCACAGTCAGCAGATAAATCATCAAG TCTTCCCCCTGTACGAACGGTGTACTTCATGAATGAAAGTGAATTGGTGGACATTGCTCTGGGTATCTTGATTGag TGCGGTAAACAGGAAAAGCCTTTGGAGCACACATTGCTGCTGGGAACTGATAAGGCCCAAACCACACAGCCTGAATCCTCCTGGGCTTCTGAGAGCAGTAGTGATGGAGAGGAGGAGGTGAATGATACCCCTCAGACAAGTCCCTCAAGCAAGCAGGAGTATTCAGCCTCTGGCCACAAAAAAAGTTCAGAAGATGAAGAGGATGATGATGCATTAAAATATGTGAAGGAGATATTTTTCAgttga
- the TMEM140 gene encoding transmembrane protein 140 isoform X1: MNPVMSSGKLLLSKVGEGIKMVTVKSKGRRLLLSLTTIILLTTVISLLLYALLWRSGNLIDLPTIKIGFYNFCLWNESSHFLQCHQFPELERLRVSQIGIALARFGVYGALVIALFAALPFLLAWFYGNKDKWNLSVVLLGASAGMLLGGLLLFLFYIAQWIQPSKLGAEFLALVGAEIMLLLLLLIIVMYPLGYGGASLNPREQRPTSTERAALHLWPHSK, encoded by the exons ATGAATCCTGTAAT gtCCTCAGGAAAGTTACTGCTCAGTAAAGTTGGAGAAGGGATCAAGATGGTCACTGTGAAATCAAAAGGCCGCAGGCTCTTGCTGTCCCTGACCACCATTATCCTCCTCACTACAGTGATCTCCCTGCTGCTCTATGCCCTGCTCTGGAGATCAGGCAACCTCATTGACCTTCCCACCATAAAAATTGGCTTCTACAACTTCTGCCTATGGAATGAGAGCTCCCATTTTCTCCAGTGTCATCAGTTCCCTGAGCTGGAACGGCTGAGGGTGTCCCagattggaattgccctggcaagGTTTGGTGTCTATGGGGCCCTAGTCATTGCTCTATTTGCCGCCCTGCCATTCCTACTGGCCTGGTTTTATGGTAACAAGGACAAGTGGAATCTGTCAGTGGTGCTCCTAGGGGCTTCAGCAGGGATGCTGCTCGGCGGACTTTTGCTCTTCCTCTTCTACATTGCTCAATGGATCCAACCTTCAAAGCTGGGTGCTGAGTTTCTAGCTCTGGTTGGGGCAGAAATCATGCTACTGCTTCTGCTGCTTATTATTGTCATGTATCCCCTTGGTTATGGAGGAGCAAGCTTGAACCCCAGGGAACAAAGACCTACATCTACAGAGAGAGCAGCCCTACATCTGTGGCCTCACTCAAAATAG
- the TMEM140 gene encoding transmembrane protein 140 isoform X2: MVTVKSKGRRLLLSLTTIILLTTVISLLLYALLWRSGNLIDLPTIKIGFYNFCLWNESSHFLQCHQFPELERLRVSQIGIALARFGVYGALVIALFAALPFLLAWFYGNKDKWNLSVVLLGASAGMLLGGLLLFLFYIAQWIQPSKLGAEFLALVGAEIMLLLLLLIIVMYPLGYGGASLNPREQRPTSTERAALHLWPHSK, from the coding sequence ATGGTCACTGTGAAATCAAAAGGCCGCAGGCTCTTGCTGTCCCTGACCACCATTATCCTCCTCACTACAGTGATCTCCCTGCTGCTCTATGCCCTGCTCTGGAGATCAGGCAACCTCATTGACCTTCCCACCATAAAAATTGGCTTCTACAACTTCTGCCTATGGAATGAGAGCTCCCATTTTCTCCAGTGTCATCAGTTCCCTGAGCTGGAACGGCTGAGGGTGTCCCagattggaattgccctggcaagGTTTGGTGTCTATGGGGCCCTAGTCATTGCTCTATTTGCCGCCCTGCCATTCCTACTGGCCTGGTTTTATGGTAACAAGGACAAGTGGAATCTGTCAGTGGTGCTCCTAGGGGCTTCAGCAGGGATGCTGCTCGGCGGACTTTTGCTCTTCCTCTTCTACATTGCTCAATGGATCCAACCTTCAAAGCTGGGTGCTGAGTTTCTAGCTCTGGTTGGGGCAGAAATCATGCTACTGCTTCTGCTGCTTATTATTGTCATGTATCCCCTTGGTTATGGAGGAGCAAGCTTGAACCCCAGGGAACAAAGACCTACATCTACAGAGAGAGCAGCCCTACATCTGTGGCCTCACTCAAAATAG